The sequence ATACCCGCGTGGTGATGGCGGGCGAGAGCCGCGCCTTCTCCCCGGCCGAGGCGCAGGCGATCATGGCGCACGCGCGGGGCTGAGCGGGCGGCTCTCGCGCCAGGCGAGGATGCAGGCCGCCGCGATGATGACCGCCGATCCGGCCAGCGACAGCGTGTCGGGGATCACGCCGAACAGCGCGAGGTCCCAGAGGGCGGCGAAGATCAGGGTGGCGTAGAAGAACGGCATCGCGAAGCTCGCCTCCGCCGCGCGCATCGCCTGGAGGAAGCAGACCTGTGCGGCGACCACGCTCAGGCCGGTCGCAGCCATCAGCAGCCATTGCGTGAGGCTTGGCCAGATCCAGACGGTCGCGGCGGTGGAGAGGGCGAGCGTGCAGCCGATGATATTGTTGACGATCAGGATCTGGAAAGGCGCTTCGCGGCGGGTCAGGCGCTTGATCGCGATGACCTCCCCACCCATGAAGAGGGCCGCGGCAAGAGCGATGAGGGCGGCCGGCTGCACCGCGCCCATGCCGGGCCGGATCAGGAGAAGCGCGCCGATCAGGGCGGCGACCGCGGCGCCCCAGCGCCAGACCCCCGGCCGCTCGCCGAGCAGCGGGATCGCCAGCAGCATCGCGATCACCGGGTTGAGGAAGGTGATCGCCGTCGCATCCGCCATCGGCATCCGGGCGATCGCGAAGAAGAGGCAGGTCACGCCGGACCAGCCGAGCAGCACCCTCAGCGCGTGCAGCGGCAGGTTCGGCCGCGCGATCCGCGGCCGCAGGATTGCCGCCGCGATCCCCAGCGCGATCAGCGCGAACAGGAAGCGCCCGCCGCTGACCTGGAAGGCGTGCATGCCCGAGGTCCCCAGCAGCTTCGCCACCAGCGACGCGGTACCCATGCACGCGGCGGCGATCAGCATCATCAGGGCGGCGTAGGGACGGTTCGGCATCGGGGGCTCCTTCTCGCGCCGCACCCTGAGGGGTGCGGGCGGAGGGATCAATCGGGGATGGCCCGAACTGTCTTCTCGAAGGTGATCGAGGTCGGCCGGTCGTAGCCCGCATGGGCGGTGCGCGCGACCTCGCGAAAGCCGCAGCGGAGAAAGAGGGCGTGGTTCTCCACCAACTCCACCCGGCTTTGCAGCCGCAGGACCGGGCGGTCCGCCTGCCCCTCGGCCTCGGCCAGAAGGGCTCGCGCGATCCCCTGACGCTGACGTGCCGGCGCCACGGCGAGCTTGCTCGCATAGGCGTGATCCGACTGGTGCGCGAGGAAGATGCAGCCGACGATGCCGTCTGCATCACGCGCGAGGATCAGCCGCTCGGCCCGTCGCTTCGCCGCCAGTCCCTCCGGATCGAGTCGGTGCAGGGAAGACGGCGGATCGATCCGCCCCTGCATGCTCGCGAAGGCCTCGCGCAGCAGGGCGAGCACCGCCGCATCCTCCGCGAAATCCGGTCCCGCAGTGAAGAGCCTGACCTCTTTCATCTTTCCCGAAATACGCCCGCCGGAGGCGCACATGGCAATCGGCGCGCCCTTGCGTATTTGGAGAAAGATGAAGGCCGCGGTCGAGCCTTTTCGTTGACTTGGCGGCAGGTGCCCCGGATAAGCGGGGTTTCGGCGCCCGATCCGGCTGCGCGGGCGCCGAAATCCCATTCATCGCAGCCTTTCAGGAGTGACCACAGTGATCACGCCCGTCCTGCCGACCTATGCGCGGGCACCGCTCTCTTTCGAGAAGGGCGAGGGCCCCTGGCTGATGACCGAAGACGGTACGCGCTACCTCGACATGGGGGCCGGCATCGCCGTCTCCCTGCTGGGCCACGCGCATCCCCGTCTTGTCGCCGCGCTGGAGGAGCAGGGCCGACGACTGTGGCACACGTCCAATCTCTACGAGATCCCGAACCAGAAGCGGCTGGCGGAGATGCTGGTGGAGAACACCTTCGCCGACTCCGTCTTCTTCACCAACTCGGGCACCGAGGCGACCGAGGCCGCGGTGAAGATGGCGCGCAAGTACCATGCGGTGAAAGGGACCGGGCGCGACGAGATCATCACGTTCTCCGGCTCCTTCCACGGGCGGACGCTCGGCATGATCTCGGCCGCGGGGTCGGAGAAGCTGACGAATGGCTTCGGCCCGCTGCTGCCGGGCTTCGTCCATCTGCCCTTCGGCGATCACGATGCGCTGAATGCCGCGATCAGCGAGCGGACGGCGGCGATCCTGATCGAGCCGGTGCAGGGCGAGGGCGGCATCGTGCCTGTGCCTGATCCTTGCCTGAAGGGCCTGCGCGATCTCTGCGACGAGCACGGCATCCTCTTGATCTATGACGAGATCCAGTGCGGCATGGGCCGGACCGGCAAGCTCTTCGCCCATGAGTGGTCCGGGGCCGCGCCCGACATCATGGCGGTGGCCAAGGGCATCGGCGGGGGCTTCCCGCTGGGCGCGTGTCTTGCGACCGAAGAGGCGGCGTCCGGCATGACGGCGGGTACCCACGGGACGACCTATGGCGGCAACCCGCTCGCCTGTGCCGTCGGCTGTGCGGTGATGGAGGTGGTGACCGAGGACGGGTTCCTCGACCGCGTCTCCGCCATCTCGGGCCGTCTGCGGCAGGGGCTGGAGGGCCTGGTTGCCTCGCATCCGGACGTGTTCGAGTTGGTGCGGGGCTCCGGCCTGATGCTGGGCCTGAAGTGCCGGGTGCCGAACATGGACGTGGTGAATGCGGGCTACGATGCAGGCGTGCTGGTCATCCCCGGCGGGGACAACGTGATCCGCATCCTGCCGCCGCTCAACCTGACCGATGCCGAGGTGGACGAGGCGCTGCGACGTCTCGATGCCGCCGCGGGCGCCGTCGCCAAGGGCGCGGCCGCCTGATCCTGCCGGGCGGAGCCAGCGCGCTCCGCCCCCACGACATCTCCCGGAAAGGGATCTCCGACATGAAACACTTCCTGGACCTGAACAAGGTCGATGCCCCCGTTCTTCGTGATCTCATCGACGATGCGCGCGCGGTAAAGGACGCGCGCGCCGGGCAGCCGAAGGGCGCACCGGATGCGGAACAGCCGCTGAAGGACCGGATGGTCGCGCTGATCTTCGAGAAGCCGTCGACGCGCACGCGCACGTCCTTCGACCTCGGCGTACGCCAGATGGGCGGGCAGACCATGGTGCTGACCGGGGCCGAGATGCAGCTCGGCCATGGGGAGAGCATCGCGGACACCGCGCGGGTGCTGAGCCGCTATGTCGACCTCATCATGATCCGCACCTTCGCGGAGGAGACGCTGCTGGAGCTGGCCGAGCACGCGAGCGTTCCGGTGATCAACGGGCTGACCGACCGCACGCATCCCTGCCAGATCATGGCCGACGTCCTGACCTTTGAGGAGCACAAGGGCCCGATCGCGGGCAAGCGCGTGGTCTGGACCGGGGACGGCAACAATGTCTGCGCGTCGTTCCTGCATGCGGCCGGGCAGTTCGGCTTCGACCTCACTTTCAGCGGGCCGGAGGTGCTGGACCCGGAGGCGGAGGCGATGGATTTCGCCAGCTCTAAAGGAGCCGACGTGCGGATCGAGCGCGATCCGGTGAAGGCCGTGGAGGGTGCCGATCTCGTGGTCGCGGACACGTGGCTCTCCATGCACGACGACGCCAGCGCGCGGGACCGGCGGCACAACCTCCTCAAGCCCTATCAGGTCAACGAGGCGCTGATGGCGGCGGCGGGGGAGCAGGCGCTCTTCATGCACTGCCTGCCGGCGCATCGCGGTGAGGAAGTCACGGATGCGGTCATGGACGGGCCACAGTCGGTCATCTTCGACGAGGCGGAGAACCGTGTGCACGCCCAGAAGGCGATCCTGAAATGGTGCCTGTCCTGAGGGCGCGGCCGTGCGCCTTCGGCGAGGATACTTGAAGAAGAGAGAGCGGGGCCTCAGCGCGTGAGGCCCGGCACCTCCCGCGCACGGGCGGCGATGTGTGTGACGAAGGCGCGGATGACCGCCGGTTGCACGACCGCCGGGCGCCAGAGGGCCATCAGCGGCGGCACCGGCAGCGTGTGATCGGGCAGCACCTGCACGACCTCGCCGGCCTCCAGCGCGCTGTGGAACGACCAGAGTGGGCCAGCAGTCAGGCCGAACCCAGCCTTCACCGCCTCCACGATCGAGGCGATGGCGTTGATCGAGACGCCGGGACCGCGTGGGAGGCGATGGAGCTTGCCGTCCGGGTCGGTGATCTCCAGCGGCCGCAAGCGATGCTCGGGGTGGAAGAAGACCTGTGTCTTGTGGGCGAGGTCGGCGACGGTTTCGATCGGGTTCTTTTCGAGCCAGGAGGGGGCGGCGAAGAGGGCGCGCGGCACGTCCGCGAGCTTGCGCGCCATCAGCGCGCTGTCGGGCGGACGGGCGACGCGGACGGCGACGTCAATGTCGTCGCGCACGAGGTCGACGGAGCGGCTGTCGAGCAGCAGTTCCGGCGTGACCTCCGGATGCTCCCGCGCGAAGTCGAGCAGCCACGGCGCGACATGGGCCTGCCCGAAATCAATGCTGGCGGCCACGCGCAGGCGGCCGCTGGGGCGCAGCGTCTCGCCGGAGATCTCGCTCTCCACCGCCTCGATCTGACCCATCAGCCCGCGCATCGCCGCGTGATAGCGCTGGCCCGCCTCCGTCGGCCGGGTGCGTGCGCCGGAACGGTCGAGGAGCTTTGCGCCCAGCCGCGTCTCCAGCGCGGTCATGCGGCGGGAGATGGAGGAGGGTTCGACCCCGGCCTCGAGCGCCGCCGCCCGGAGGGAGCCCAGCTCGACCACGCGGGCGAAGAGGGCGCTGTCTTCGAGACGGCCGGACATGTTGCTCCCTGCGCATCATAGGCTTGCTGTGCGGCAGAATATGCGGCGCCCAGTGCATTGTCCATCTTCTGCCTCAACGGCGCGGCAGTCGCGCCGAGATGAGGAGAAAGACGATGAGCAAGCTTGAGAATAAGATCGCGCTGGTGACCGGCGGCAATCGCAATATCGGCCGGGAAACCGCACTGGCGCTGGCCGCCGACGGGGCCGACGTGATCATCACCTACCGTTCCCGGGCCGAGGACGCGGCGCAGACCGTCGCGGATATCGAGGCGCTGGGCCGGAAGGCCGCCGCCGTGCAACTCGACCTGTCGGGCACGGGCGAGATCGCGGATTTTGTCGAGACGGTGAAGGGGCAGCTTGGCCACTGGGGTCGGCAGGACTTCGACATCCTCGTCAACAATGCCGGGATCCTCGGCGACCAGATGTTCGGGCAGGTGGAGGAAGCTGCGCTCGACCGCGTCTACTCCACCAACTACAAGGGCGTCTTCATGCTGACCCAGGCGCTCGACCCGCTGCTGGCCGAAGGCGGCCGGGTGGTGCTGATTTCGTCGGGAACGGCGCAGGTCGCCTTCGCCCCGCTGGTCAGCTACGGCCCGCTGAAGGCGGCGATCGAGAGCCTGACGCCGTATCTCGCGAAGCATTTCGGCGGGCGTGGGATCACGGTGAACGCGGTGGCGCCCGGCGGTCTCGATGACGAGTTCAATGCGGAGCTCTTCGACCGGATGCCGCAGGCGCGCGACTACCTGCGCGGCAACACGGCGCTGGGCCGGATCGGGATGCCGGAGGACGTGGCGGGCGTCATCGCCTTCCTCGCCTCGCCCGCGGCGGGCTTCGTCAGCGGTGCGGTGATCCCGGTCGATGGCGGCTACCACCTCTGAGGGCAAGCAGACTTTCGCAAAATGGGAAAGGGGCGCCCGCTTGGGCGCCTCTTTTGGGTCAATGAAAGCGCTTTGAAGCTCTGCCGGCCGGAATCGTGACGGCCCGCGGTCCGCCGGTCGATCTCGGCGCTGAAATACCTCAATTTTTAAGGATTTGGAATGCGTTGGCGGTGCACGCGAAACATCGCATGCGTCTCCCTCAACGCGCCCGAACGCAAGTTTCGTCGCGTCAATCGCGGGGTGCGAAAGCCGGTGATCATCTTGCAACGGATTTATGAATAGGTCAGCCTTGCAGACAGGCTAATCAACCACAGGGAGATAAAACATGCCTCGTTCGATTCTGCGGACGGCAGCCCTCACGTCGGTGCTCGCGCTGACGGTCGGTGCGGCGGCCTCGGCCCAGACCTATTTCCGCGGCTCCGATGGCGATCCCGAGACGCTCGATCAGCACAAGACCTCCACCGTCGTCGAGGCGAACCTGCTGCGCGACATGTTCGAAGGGCTGGTCATCTACGACAGCGAGGCGAACGTGATCCCCGGCGTGGCGACGGAGTGGGCGACCTCCGACGACGGCACCGTGTGGACCTTCACCCTGCGTGAGGAGGCCCGCTGGTCGAACGGCGACCCGGTCGTGGCGGGTGATTTCGTCTACTCGCTGCAGCGGATCATGGATCCGGCGACGGGCGCGAAATACGCCAACATTCTCTACCCGATCCAGAATGCTGCCGCGATCAACTCCGGCGAGATGGAGAAGGAGGAGCTCGGTGTCCGTGCGATCGACGACCAGACGCTGGAGATCACGCTGGAAGGCCCGACGCCGTTCTTCCTGGAGCTGCTGACGCACCAGACCGGTCTGCCGGTGCATCCGGCCTCGGTCGAGGAGCATGGCAACGACTTCGTTCTGCCCGAGAACCATGTCTCCAACGGCGCTTACACGCTGGAGAGCTTCACGCTCAACGACCGGATCGTGCTGACGAAGAACGAGGAGTTCCACGCCGCCGACAGCGTCGAGATCGAGCGGGTCGAGTTCCTGCCCTTCGAGGATCGCGCCACCTGCGTGCGCGGCTGGGAAGCGGGCGAGGTCCATTCCTGCTCCGACCTGCCGGCGGAGGATATCCCGCGGCTCGAGGCAGAGTATGGCGATGCGGTGCGGATCGCGCCGTATCTGGGCGTCTACTACTACGGCATCAACTCCGCGCGTGAGCCGTTCGACGATCCGCGCATCCGTCAGGCCCTCTCCATGGTGATCGACCGCGACTTCCTCGCGGAAGAGATCTTCTCCGGCACGATGGTGCCCGCCTATAGCTGGGTGCCGCCGGGGATCGGCAACTACCTGGGCGACGACGCGCCGTCCTACGAATGGTCCGACATGTCGATGCTCGACCGCGAGGATGCGGCCATCGCGCTGATGGAGGAGGCGGGCTACGGCCCCGACAACCCCATCGAGATCGAGATCAGCTACAACACGTCCGAGAACCACCGGAACGCGGCCACCGCGATCGCCGACATGTGGTCGATCCTCGGCGTGGAGACGACCTACAACGTCCGCGACGCCTCGGCCCACTACGCCATGCTGCGCGACGAGAAGGTGCACGACGTGGCCCGCGCGGGCTGGATCGGCGACTATTCCGATCCGCAGAACTTCCTATTCCTGAACCGCGCGGACAATCCGGGCTTCAACTACGGCAACTACGACAATCCGGAATATGACGGTCTCCTCGACCAGGCAGGCGAGACGACCGATCTGCAGGAGCGCGCGCAAATCCTGGGGCAGGCCGAGGAGATCTTCCTCGCCGACAACCCGCAGATCCCGCTGCTCTATTATTCCTCGCGGTCGCTGGTGAGCGACGCGCTGGTGGGCTGGGAGGACAATATCCAGAACGTCCACCCGACCCGCTTCATGTCCATCTCCGAGTGAGTTGACACCGGTGCCGCCCGCACGGGTCGGGCGGCACCCCTGCCGAAAGTTCGATCATGCTGGCTTACGCGATCAGGCGCCTTCTGGGGGCCATACCGCTTCTGTTTTTCATCATCACCGCCGCGTTCTTCATGATGCGCGTGGCCCCGGGCGGCCCCTTCGATCAGGAGCGCACGCTGGAGCCCTCGGTGATGGCCAATCTCAACGCGACCTTCGGGCTCGACCTGCCGCTATGGCAGCAATATGCGCGCTATCTCGGCAATCTGCTGCAGGGCGATATGGGGCCGTCCTTCGTCTATCGCGACTTCGATGTGCAGGAGATCCTGGGCGCCGGGCTGCCGGTCTCGATCCAGCTTGGCGGGATGGCCTTGCTGCTCGCGCTGCTCATCGGGGCGACGCTGGGATCCATCGCGGCGCTGCGGCAGAACTCATGGGTAGACTATGCGGTGATCGCGACGGCGACCTTCGGGATCACCATTCCGAACTTCGTGGTGGCGCCGGTGCTGAGCCTGATCTTCGCCGTCTGGCTCGGCTGGCTGCCCGCCATCGGCTGGGGCTCCTGGCAGCAGATGGTGCTGCCGGTGATCGCGCTGGCGCTGCCGCAGGTAGCCGTGGTTGCCCGCCTGATCCGCGGCGCGATGATCGAGGCGCTGAGGTCTGATCATGTGCGCACGGCGCGGGCCTACGGCCTGCCGACACGGATGATCGTGATCAAGCACGCGCTGAGAGCGGCGAGCCTGCCAGCAGTGAGCTATATGGGCCCGGCGGCGGCAGCACTTCTCACCGGCTCCATCGTGATCGAGCAGATTTTCGGCATTCCCGGCATCGGCCGGTACTTCGTGCAGGGCGCGCTGAACCGCGACTACACGCTGGTGATGGGGACGGTGATCATCGTCGCGGTCTTCGTCGTGATCTTCAACCTGATCGTGGACCTGCTCTACGCCCTGCTGGACCCGAGGGTGCGCTATGACTGACGTGACCGAGATCGCTGCGGGCCAGCCGGAGATCCGCTCCCGCTCCCTGTGGCAGACAGCCCTCCTGCGCCTGCGCCGGAACCGGGCCGCCATGGCCTCCATCTTCGTGCTGGTCTTCGCGGCCCTCGCCGGGATCATCGGCCCGGCGATCGCGCCGCATCACTACGCGGAGGTCTACCCCGCCTATGTCCGCGCGCCCGCCTCGCTGGAGGCCTATCCACGCGCCGAGGAAATCATCCCAGAGGCCGAAAGCGCCCTGCGCCGCGCCCGCCTGCAGCTCGACGACATCACGCTGGAGGGCGAGGTGCTGACCGTCACCGGCACCTCCCTGCGTGAGGTGGACGAGCGGGTAACGCGCTATCTCGACCGCTCGGACCTCTTCACCAACGCCCGCGTGGTGGAGATCGACGAGGCGGAGAACCGCATCGTCATGGCCGCCGACGTGAACCGGCTCTATTTCTATTTCGGTACGGATGCGAACGGGCGGGATCTGCTGAGCCGCATCCTGATCAGCTTGCGCATCTCCCTGATGATCGGCCTGCTCGCCTCCGGCGTCGCACTGGTGATCGGCGTGCTCTACGGCGCAACGGCGGGCTTCATCGGAGGGCGGGTGGACAACGTGATGATGCGCATCGTCGATGTGCTCTACTCGCTGCCCTTCATCTTCTTCGTCATCCTGCTGGTCGTGTTCTTCGGACGAAACGTGGTGCTGATGTTCATCGCGGTGGGCTGTGTCGAATGGCTCGACATGGCACGGATCGTGCGGGGGCAAACGCTGTCCTTGCGCCGTCGGGAGTTCGTGCAGGCGGCCGAGTCGCTCGGCGTGAGCAACGGCGCGATCCTGCGGCGGCACATCATCCCCAACACGCTCGGAACCGTGATCATCTACATGACCCTGCTGATCCCGAAGGTGATCCTGCTCGAAAGCTTCCTCTCCTTCCTCGGCCTCGGCGTGCAGGAGCCGCTGACCTCGCTCGGCGTGCTGATCTCCGAAGGCGCGAAGAACATGCAGAACGCGCCGCACATGCTGATCTGGCCGGCGCTTACGCTGACCGTGCTGCTCTTCGCGCTCAACTTCCTGGGCGACGGGCTGCGCGACGCGCTCGATCCGAAGGACCGGTGATGGCGCGACAGTTTGGTTCCGAAATGACGATTGAAGGACCCGGGCGCCCCGATAGCTCCCTCAACGAAGGCGGATGGTCCGCCGGAGCGCAAGGAGCACATCATGGCAAAGGTCGCGATCGTCTATCACTCGGGTTACGGGCATACGGAGAAGCAGGCGGAGGCCGTTGCCGAGGGCGCGCGCGATGCGGGCGCCGAGGTCGAGGTGCTGAAGGCCGACGACCTCACCTCGCCCGACAGCGGACCGTGGGAGGCGCTGGACAGCGCGGACGCAATCATCTTCGGCTCGCCGACCTATATGGGCTCGGTCTCCGGCACGTTCGAGCAGTTCGCGGATGCGTCCTCCAAGAAGTGGCAGAGTGCCGCGTGGAAGGACAAGCTGGCCGCGGGCTTCACCAACTCCGGCTCCTTCAGCGGCGACAAGGTGCTGACCCTGCTGCGCATGGTCGTGCTCGCCGCGCAGCAGCAGATGATCTGGATCTCGCTGGGTCAGCCGGGGGCGGAGCAGATCCATCCCGGCGACGATCCGGAGAACCTCAACCGCATGGGCTACTACCTCGGCGCAGCCGCGCAGTCCGACGTGGACAAGGGGCCGGACGTGGTGCCGCGGGCGAGCGATCTCGCCTCCGCCCGGGCGCTGGGCCGGCGCGTGGTGGAGATTGCCGGGAAGTTCAACCGCTGAGAACGGGCGCAACCGTCCCGGCCGCCGGGCCGGGACCGCTCCCTTCGGCGATAGGAAAGGGGGCCTCGGACTTTATCCGGGGCGATTGCGCATGAGCGAAACGCGCGTTCTAGACATCGACGACATCCGCGTCACTTTCGACACGCCCGATGGGCCGGTCGAGGCGGTGCGGGGTGTCTCGATGCACGTCAAACCGGGTGAGACCGTCGCCGTGGTGGGCGAATCCGGCTCGGGCAAGAGCCAGATCATGATGGCCGCCATGGGCCTGTTGGCGGGCAACGGCACCGCTGCGGGCGCCGTGCGATACCGTGGGCAAGATCTGCTCAGCCTCAGCCCGCGCAAGCTGAACGCCCTGCGCGGCAAGAAGATCACCATGATCTTCCAGGAGCCGATGACCTCCCTCGATCCGCTCTACCGCATCGGGGTCCAGCTCTCCGAACCTCTGCGGGTCCATGGCGGGCTGAGTGCCAAGGCGGCGATGGCCCGTGCGCTGGAGCTGCTAAAACTCGTGCAGATCCCGAAGCCGGAAGAGAAGATCCGCGCCTACCCGCATGAGCTCTCCGGCGGGCAGCGGCAGCGCGTGATGATCGCCATGGCGCTCGCCAACGATCCGGATCTCCTGATCGCGGACGAGCCGACCACGGCGCTCGACGTGACGATCCAGGCGGAGATCCTGCAACTGCTCGCCGACCTGCAGGAGCGGATCGGCATGTCGATCCTCTTCATCACCCACGACCTGACCATCGTCGAAGCCTTCGCCGACCGCGTCTACGTGATGCGCAAGGGGCTGTTGGAGGAGGAGGGGCCAACCGACCAGATCTTCGGCAATCCCCGGACCGACTACACCAAGATGCTGCTCGCCGCCGAGCCCGAGGGCACGAAGGCGCCGGTTCCGGCGAACGCACCGGTGCTGCTGAAGGGCGAGAATGTCGAGGTCACCTTCGGTGCGCCCGCGAGCCTCTTCGGCAAGGACACGACGTTCCGCGCCGTCGATGGCATCGATATCGCGCTCCAGAAGGGCCAGACCATCGGAGTCGTCGGTGAGTCCGGGTCCGGCAAATCGACGCTGGGCCGCGCCCTCCTCCAGCTTCTGCCGTCGGACGGCACCGTGGTCTATCAAGGCGACCGGATCGACGGGCTCGACCGGGGGCAGATGCGCCGCTATCGCAGCCACCTCCAGATGGTGTTCCAGGACCCCTACGGCTCGCTGAGCCCCCGCATGACGGTCGGCGAGATCATCGCGGAGGGCTTGAGCGTCCACGCCCCCGACCTGCCGCGCAAGGAGCGGGAGAAGCAGGTCGCGCAGGTGCTCACCGATGTCGGGCTCGAGCCCTCGTTCCGCAACCGTTTCCCGCACGAGTTCTCCGGCGGGCAGCGCCAGCGGATCGCGATCGCGCGCGCGGTGATCCTGCGGCCCGACGTCATCGTGCTCGACGAGCCGACCTCCGCCCTCGACCGCTCCGTCCAGAAGCAGGTGATCGAGCTTCTGCGCCGCCTGCAGGTGGAAAACGAGCTCAGCTACATCTTCATCTCCCACGACCTCGCCGTGGTGCGCGCGCTCAGCGACTACGTGATGGTCATGAAGAACGGCGTGGTGGTGGAGCAGGGTCCGACCGCGGAAATATTCGACAGCCCGCGTACAGAATACACCCGAAAGTTGATGGAAGCGGCCTTCAATCTTCGTGAGGTTTTAAAGGGGCAAATCCAGGTGAAAGAGGCAACGGCCGCGACTTGACTTGAAGCGGGCTTTTCCTCACTTCTGGTTCTCAGGACGTGCACCGGAGAAGACCTGTGAATCTGACCCGCTTGGTATATTACAGTCAGCGTAACCCCTCGATGTCGATGGATCTGCGGGAGCTGATCAAGACCTGTCACCGCAACAACGCGATGAACAGCATCACCGGCATCCTGCATTACAGCGGGACCTATTTCCTGCAGGTGCTCGAAGGGGGGCGGGCCGAGGTCAGCGCAACCTATCACCGGATCGCAAACGATCCGCGGCACTCGAACGTGATCCTGATCTCCTGCTCCGATGTGCGCGAGCGGCTGTTCCCGGTGTGGACCATGGGTCTGCACGAAGGGATGGACGAGGAGACGCGCAACATCTTCCTGCGCTACTTCGCGACTAAGGACGTGAACCCGGAGACGGTGAACGTGGACAGCCTGCTCGACGTGCTGCAGGATCTGTCGGCCGAACTCAGCTGATCTGGGGGAATGCGGCGCGCCTCAGCGGGCGCGCGCGCGACGCCGTTCCTTCTCGAACCGGCCATTGGCACGGGACAGGCGCTGTTCCAACTCGCTGTTGCGCCGGCGCAGACGCACGAACTCCGTCTGATAGGCGGCATCGAGCGTGGTCGTGACCTCGGCCGACTTCTTGCGGCCGCGGCGGTGGCCGACCAGCACCAGCAGGATGAGGAAGACCAGCAGCGCCGGGATCAGCGGCACTTGCGGGGCCATGAGCTGGTCGAGGATGTCCATCGCGGTCATTCGCTTTCCTCCATCGTCGGGCGCACGTCGACGGGCGCGGTGCGCGCGGCCTCAAGTTCCGACAGATCGACGTCGAAGGTGACGGCGCTGACGGCCTGTTCGGCGGAGGTCAGGCCGACGCCCTGTGCGCGGTACATGCCGGTGTCGAAGCCGGCTTCGGAAATCGAGTTGATCACCGCCTCGGCCCGCCGCCAGCTCACCAGATGCACCATGCGGCCATCCGCGTCGGAGGAGGCGTGGCCCGTCACGACGAGCTGGATCATGTCGCAGCCTGCCACCCGCTGCGCCACCTGGCGCGCGGCCGCACGGGCCTGCGGGGTGAGCTCATGGCTGCCCGCCTCGAAGGCGATGCGGGTGGAGCGCACGTCCTCATAGACGTCGTCCGAGCAGATCTGGCCAACCGGCTGCACGCGCAGGGCGACGGCGGTCAGCTCCTCTTCAACGGGCTCCGCTTCGACCTGATCCGGCGCGGTGTACTGGGCGATGAGGCGCTGGGTCTTGTTGAGCAAATCGTGCTTGTCGGCAAAGACGAGGCCCGCGGCCAGCGCACCGCCGGCGAGCAGAGTGAGACCGAAGACGACAAGGCGGTTCGGGCCCTTCAGCGCCTCCAGGTTCGGCTCGCCCGGC is a genomic window of Pontivivens ytuae containing:
- a CDS encoding DMT family transporter yields the protein MPNRPYAALMMLIAAACMGTASLVAKLLGTSGMHAFQVSGGRFLFALIALGIAAAILRPRIARPNLPLHALRVLLGWSGVTCLFFAIARMPMADATAITFLNPVIAMLLAIPLLGERPGVWRWGAAVAALIGALLLIRPGMGAVQPAALIALAAALFMGGEVIAIKRLTRREAPFQILIVNNIIGCTLALSTAATVWIWPSLTQWLLMAATGLSVVAAQVCFLQAMRAAEASFAMPFFYATLIFAALWDLALFGVIPDTLSLAGSAVIIAAACILAWRESRPLSPARAP
- a CDS encoding SDR family NAD(P)-dependent oxidoreductase, whose translation is MSKLENKIALVTGGNRNIGRETALALAADGADVIITYRSRAEDAAQTVADIEALGRKAAAVQLDLSGTGEIADFVETVKGQLGHWGRQDFDILVNNAGILGDQMFGQVEEAALDRVYSTNYKGVFMLTQALDPLLAEGGRVVLISSGTAQVAFAPLVSYGPLKAAIESLTPYLAKHFGGRGITVNAVAPGGLDDEFNAELFDRMPQARDYLRGNTALGRIGMPEDVAGVIAFLASPAAGFVSGAVIPVDGGYHL
- a CDS encoding aspartate aminotransferase family protein, which gives rise to MITPVLPTYARAPLSFEKGEGPWLMTEDGTRYLDMGAGIAVSLLGHAHPRLVAALEEQGRRLWHTSNLYEIPNQKRLAEMLVENTFADSVFFTNSGTEATEAAVKMARKYHAVKGTGRDEIITFSGSFHGRTLGMISAAGSEKLTNGFGPLLPGFVHLPFGDHDALNAAISERTAAILIEPVQGEGGIVPVPDPCLKGLRDLCDEHGILLIYDEIQCGMGRTGKLFAHEWSGAAPDIMAVAKGIGGGFPLGACLATEEAASGMTAGTHGTTYGGNPLACAVGCAVMEVVTEDGFLDRVSAISGRLRQGLEGLVASHPDVFELVRGSGLMLGLKCRVPNMDVVNAGYDAGVLVIPGGDNVIRILPPLNLTDAEVDEALRRLDAAAGAVAKGAAA
- a CDS encoding peptide ABC transporter substrate-binding protein, with product MPRSILRTAALTSVLALTVGAAASAQTYFRGSDGDPETLDQHKTSTVVEANLLRDMFEGLVIYDSEANVIPGVATEWATSDDGTVWTFTLREEARWSNGDPVVAGDFVYSLQRIMDPATGAKYANILYPIQNAAAINSGEMEKEELGVRAIDDQTLEITLEGPTPFFLELLTHQTGLPVHPASVEEHGNDFVLPENHVSNGAYTLESFTLNDRIVLTKNEEFHAADSVEIERVEFLPFEDRATCVRGWEAGEVHSCSDLPAEDIPRLEAEYGDAVRIAPYLGVYYYGINSAREPFDDPRIRQALSMVIDRDFLAEEIFSGTMVPAYSWVPPGIGNYLGDDAPSYEWSDMSMLDREDAAIALMEEAGYGPDNPIEIEISYNTSENHRNAATAIADMWSILGVETTYNVRDASAHYAMLRDEKVHDVARAGWIGDYSDPQNFLFLNRADNPGFNYGNYDNPEYDGLLDQAGETTDLQERAQILGQAEEIFLADNPQIPLLYYSSRSLVSDALVGWEDNIQNVHPTRFMSISE
- a CDS encoding LysR family transcriptional regulator encodes the protein MSGRLEDSALFARVVELGSLRAAALEAGVEPSSISRRMTALETRLGAKLLDRSGARTRPTEAGQRYHAAMRGLMGQIEAVESEISGETLRPSGRLRVAASIDFGQAHVAPWLLDFAREHPEVTPELLLDSRSVDLVRDDIDVAVRVARPPDSALMARKLADVPRALFAAPSWLEKNPIETVADLAHKTQVFFHPEHRLRPLEITDPDGKLHRLPRGPGVSINAIASIVEAVKAGFGLTAGPLWSFHSALEAGEVVQVLPDHTLPVPPLMALWRPAVVQPAVIRAFVTHIAARAREVPGLTR
- the argF gene encoding ornithine carbamoyltransferase; this encodes MKHFLDLNKVDAPVLRDLIDDARAVKDARAGQPKGAPDAEQPLKDRMVALIFEKPSTRTRTSFDLGVRQMGGQTMVLTGAEMQLGHGESIADTARVLSRYVDLIMIRTFAEETLLELAEHASVPVINGLTDRTHPCQIMADVLTFEEHKGPIAGKRVVWTGDGNNVCASFLHAAGQFGFDLTFSGPEVLDPEAEAMDFASSKGADVRIERDPVKAVEGADLVVADTWLSMHDDASARDRRHNLLKPYQVNEALMAAAGEQALFMHCLPAHRGEEVTDAVMDGPQSVIFDEAENRVHAQKAILKWCLS
- a CDS encoding GNAT family N-acetyltransferase; this translates as MKEVRLFTAGPDFAEDAAVLALLREAFASMQGRIDPPSSLHRLDPEGLAAKRRAERLILARDADGIVGCIFLAHQSDHAYASKLAVAPARQRQGIARALLAEAEGQADRPVLRLQSRVELVENHALFLRCGFREVARTAHAGYDRPTSITFEKTVRAIPD